In the genome of Spirochaetia bacterium, one region contains:
- a CDS encoding sodium:solute symporter family protein, with translation MNMMIISIVIIYMLAMLGIGFYSSKKISTNTDFMIAGRRLGPFLMAGTLAATEIGGGSSLGVVANSYGSWGASAAWYIIAMGIAFVILSFIAPHIRQAEVKTVPEYFRRRYDKASGTFCAIIMILALIGLTAAQFKASASIIEVMLGLNKTTALAIVTIVITVYAIMGGLWSVTLTDFIQVFLIVIGMSIAIPFALKLCGGWTAIRQTIPADHFSLTKGIGGWGQIIGYVIMYIATFVIGQEAVSRYYAARNGKVAKQGSIIAAIINFVFAFIPVILGLAMLSLNNQGMLGASVEDALAHNTRYALPALAITSMPALVCGILFAGIISATMSSADSDLLGAGSMFSNDIYHIFFRKKASQKEIMIVTKITMVIIGIFAFVVADVASNIITLLAFSFTLRAAGTFFPYVLGLYWKKASNAGCSASIIGGSILFFMMEYKFIPSIPGLNDIIPALVFSLILFIIFSYAMPPKTETLELAPEED, from the coding sequence ATGAACATGATGATTATTTCCATCGTAATAATCTACATGCTTGCAATGTTGGGAATTGGTTTCTATTCTTCAAAGAAAATCAGTACGAATACTGATTTTATGATTGCCGGCAGAAGGCTGGGACCATTCCTTATGGCCGGAACATTGGCAGCAACTGAAATCGGCGGAGGATCCTCACTGGGAGTCGTTGCAAATTCCTATGGTAGTTGGGGTGCCAGTGCTGCCTGGTATATCATCGCAATGGGCATTGCCTTTGTCATTCTTTCTTTCATCGCCCCCCATATCCGGCAGGCAGAAGTCAAGACAGTCCCCGAATACTTCAGACGCCGATATGACAAGGCTTCAGGTACTTTCTGTGCCATCATCATGATCCTTGCACTCATAGGACTCACGGCAGCCCAGTTCAAAGCTTCAGCCTCAATCATCGAAGTCATGCTGGGACTCAATAAGACCACAGCACTGGCAATAGTTACCATCGTCATCACCGTATATGCCATCATGGGAGGACTATGGTCAGTCACCCTTACTGATTTCATACAGGTATTTCTTATCGTAATAGGTATGAGCATAGCTATTCCGTTTGCACTGAAACTCTGCGGAGGCTGGACTGCCATACGGCAGACTATCCCTGCAGACCACTTCAGCTTGACAAAAGGTATCGGAGGCTGGGGCCAGATCATAGGCTACGTCATCATGTACATCGCTACGTTTGTCATCGGGCAGGAAGCTGTTTCACGATATTATGCAGCCAGGAACGGCAAAGTTGCAAAACAAGGCTCCATCATCGCTGCAATCATCAACTTTGTCTTCGCTTTCATCCCTGTCATCCTTGGCCTGGCAATGCTTTCCCTCAACAACCAAGGAATGCTTGGTGCTTCTGTAGAAGATGCATTGGCCCACAATACCCGTTATGCATTGCCGGCCTTGGCTATCACCAGCATGCCTGCACTTGTATGCGGCATACTCTTTGCCGGTATCATCAGTGCAACGATGAGCAGTGCAGATTCCGATCTGCTGGGTGCAGGATCAATGTTTTCCAATGACATCTATCATATATTCTTCAGAAAGAAGGCAAGTCAAAAGGAAATCATGATCGTTACCAAGATTACCATGGTCATCATCGGTATCTTTGCCTTTGTCGTTGCAGATGTTGCAAGCAATATCATCACGTTGCTTGCTTTTTCCTTCACCCTGAGAGCTGCAGGAACATTCTTCCCATATGTACTGGGACTCTATTGGAAAAAGGCTTCAAATGCTGGATGCAGTGCTTCAATCATCGGAGGCAGCATACTGTTCTTCATGATGGAGTATAAGTTCATCCCAAGCATTCCAGGTCTGAATGACATCATTCCTGCCCTGGTTTTCTCCTTGATCCTCTTCATCATATTCTCCTATGCCATGCCACCAAAGAC
- a CDS encoding sugar ABC transporter substrate-binding protein, whose product MKHDMVKVIASCIAVVLMLVFFNQFIKKEQAEMEEHVTFGATYMSMDNPFFEELNSSMQEIIEANGDRLIARNPAQNQEKQNQQIYDMLAQGIDLLFINPVDWKGVMPALVACRNAGIPVVNVDTNVFDTSYVDSIILSDNYLAGVQIANDVISKRDSGRIVILSHDSIFSTYERVRGFEETIAKSHKDFKVVYKTTTVVTLEASMDAMLKFLDYKIPFDIVLGGNDPTALGALAAMQKTNIGLDKLIYGIDGSPLGKAMVKQGYMDGTSAQFPIEIGEKSAHIAYEILAGKEVPKQILIPVKLITSDNVDDFDISGWQ is encoded by the coding sequence ATGAAACATGATATGGTCAAAGTCATCGCCTCCTGTATTGCTGTCGTGCTTATGCTTGTCTTCTTCAATCAGTTCATAAAGAAGGAACAGGCTGAAATGGAGGAGCATGTTACCTTCGGTGCAACCTATATGTCGATGGACAATCCTTTCTTTGAGGAACTGAATTCTTCCATGCAGGAGATAATCGAAGCAAACGGTGACAGGCTCATTGCCCGTAACCCTGCCCAGAACCAGGAGAAGCAGAACCAGCAGATCTATGATATGCTGGCCCAAGGCATAGATCTGCTGTTCATCAATCCCGTAGATTGGAAAGGAGTGATGCCTGCTTTGGTTGCCTGCAGGAATGCAGGGATCCCTGTGGTCAATGTCGATACCAATGTATTCGATACTTCCTATGTCGATTCCATAATTCTTTCCGACAACTATCTGGCAGGTGTCCAGATTGCCAATGATGTCATTTCGAAAAGGGACAGTGGGCGGATTGTCATCCTTTCCCACGACAGTATCTTTTCGACGTATGAAAGAGTCAGAGGCTTTGAAGAGACGATTGCAAAATCCCATAAGGATTTCAAGGTCGTATATAAGACAACGACAGTCGTTACTTTGGAAGCTTCCATGGATGCCATGCTGAAGTTCCTTGATTATAAGATTCCGTTTGACATAGTCCTGGGTGGCAATGACCCTACGGCTCTGGGAGCACTGGCGGCTATGCAGAAGACAAACATAGGGCTTGATAAGCTTATCTATGGCATCGATGGTTCTCCGTTGGGCAAAGCAATGGTCAAGCAGGGCTACATGGATGGGACCAGTGCACAGTTTCCCATTGAGATAGGGGAGAAATCCGCACATATTGCCTATGAGATATTGGCAGGCAAGGAAGTTCCCAAGCAGATTCTCATACCTGTCAAGCTCATTACTTCTGACAATGTCGATGATTTTGATATATCGGGGTGGCAGTGA
- a CDS encoding sensor histidine kinase, producing the protein MNVSNLRQIKYLLLLINILAVMFIAIVIRNTTQYICMLGAASSFLFEVKAIPMNPNGNYFLVFALSAVLLFNFLLRQFVIPSETDKITVTLLLDSAATILLMVFEDFNYNGIILWIIANFVYYVNSPKKFLAIGIGIAGYIFSNYGLLSIYTPLFSIEKYFVVYQSFTRTLLFILYYSLSALNLIVFIIFCILVIQEQEGIIEEVNHLYSQLSDANKELKKLADIKEKMGETRERNRIAREIHDTIGHSLMSISIGIDAALTLIDNNPSQAKRQLQTVSTVAREGIADIRRSVSALRPDTLGSHRLSQQISHLVDKTVNATGIVIHYTCEEKLEFENDEENAIFRVVQESLTNAIKHGHATVVDITLEKKDGNLLILVRDNGCGCQHMVPGFGTAHMKERIEMLDGSIEFVSDDGFAVKAIIPIRVEGGNDKSIDS; encoded by the coding sequence ATGAATGTAAGCAACCTCAGACAAATCAAATATCTGCTTCTGTTGATAAACATACTTGCAGTCATGTTCATTGCCATTGTCATACGGAATACGACACAGTATATCTGCATGCTTGGTGCTGCCAGCTCCTTTCTGTTTGAAGTGAAGGCAATACCCATGAATCCAAACGGCAATTATTTCCTTGTCTTTGCCTTGTCTGCTGTATTGCTGTTTAATTTCCTGCTCAGGCAATTTGTCATTCCTTCCGAAACTGATAAGATTACGGTGACCTTGTTGCTGGATTCTGCTGCGACGATATTGCTTATGGTCTTTGAAGATTTCAATTACAATGGTATTATCCTATGGATCATAGCTAATTTTGTCTACTATGTGAATTCTCCGAAGAAGTTCCTGGCAATCGGCATCGGCATTGCAGGGTATATCTTTTCAAACTATGGCTTGCTGTCCATCTATACACCGCTCTTTTCAATTGAAAAATATTTCGTAGTCTATCAATCATTTACCAGGACATTGCTTTTTATTCTCTATTATTCCCTTTCTGCCTTGAACCTGATCGTCTTCATCATTTTCTGCATCCTGGTAATTCAGGAACAGGAAGGTATCATAGAAGAAGTAAACCATCTGTATTCGCAGCTCAGTGATGCCAACAAAGAGCTGAAGAAACTGGCGGACATCAAGGAAAAGATGGGTGAGACCAGAGAGAGAAATAGGATTGCCAGGGAAATCCATGATACCATAGGCCATTCCCTTATGTCGATTTCCATTGGTATTGATGCAGCTTTGACATTGATTGACAATAATCCTTCCCAGGCAAAAAGGCAGTTGCAGACAGTGTCGACAGTTGCAAGGGAAGGTATTGCCGATATAAGAAGGTCGGTAAGTGCTCTGCGGCCTGATACCTTGGGATCCCATAGGCTGAGCCAACAGATAAGCCATCTGGTGGATAAGACTGTCAATGCAACAGGTATCGTGATTCACTATACCTGTGAGGAAAAACTGGAATTTGAGAATGATGAGGAAAATGCCATTTTCAGGGTGGTGCAGGAAAGCCTGACGAATGCAATCAAGCATGGTCATGCGACTGTCGTGGATATTACATTGGAAAAAAAGGATGGGAATCTGCTTATCTTGGTCAGGGACAATGGTTGTGGCTGTCAGCATATGGTTCCGGGATTCGGTACTGCGCATATGAAAGAGCGCATTGAGATGCTTGATGGAAGTATTGAGTTTGTTTCTGACGACGGTTTTGCAGTAAAGGCCATCATTCCCATAAGGGTGGAGGGAGGTAATGATAAAAGTATTGATAGCTGA
- a CDS encoding response regulator transcription factor — protein MIKVLIADDQQLIRESLKIVLQQTETIEVTDSVGNGYQVIQSVKEKKPDVILMDIRMPNLDGVQCTRQIKEQYPQIKIIILTTFDDDEYVYDALRYGASGYLLKGVSMDELINAIRIVHEGQAMINPDIQAKVVRLFSELANLGENISQSIIIDKADVSTLSSSDWKVIREVEKGLSNKEIAEKLFLSEGTVRNYISNILTKLELRDRTQLAIWAIENKLLKPKP, from the coding sequence ATGATAAAAGTATTGATAGCTGATGATCAGCAGCTGATTCGTGAAAGTCTGAAAATTGTCTTGCAACAGACCGAGACTATTGAAGTGACAGACAGCGTAGGGAACGGATATCAGGTAATCCAGAGCGTGAAGGAAAAGAAACCTGATGTCATTCTGATGGATATACGGATGCCGAACTTGGACGGTGTCCAATGTACCAGGCAGATAAAGGAACAGTATCCTCAGATCAAGATCATTATCCTGACGACTTTCGATGATGATGAATATGTCTATGATGCCCTGCGTTATGGAGCCAGTGGCTACCTGCTCAAAGGAGTATCCATGGATGAGCTGATAAATGCCATTCGGATCGTCCATGAAGGGCAGGCTATGATCAATCCTGACATACAGGCGAAGGTCGTACGTCTTTTTTCTGAGTTGGCCAATCTAGGGGAGAATATCAGCCAGAGCATCATCATCGACAAAGCAGATGTCAGTACGTTGTCTTCATCTGACTGGAAGGTGATACGTGAAGTTGAAAAAGGCCTTTCAAACAAAGAAATAGCTGAAAAACTGTTTCTTTCGGAAGGAACTGTCAGAAATTACATTTCCAATATCCTGACGAAGCTTGAACTGCGCGACAGGACCCAGCTTGCAATCTGGGCAATTGAAAACAAGTTGCTGAAACCGAAGCCATGA